The following proteins are co-located in the Moraxella nasovis genome:
- the fmt gene encoding methionyl-tRNA formyltransferase has translation MKMTTKDKLRVVFAGTPIFAKVALQQLIDEQDALNIDIVAVYTQPDRKAGRGQKLTASPVKELATAHNIPVEQPISFSLKHEDGQVSRETLASYCPDVMVVCAYGLILPLGVLNTPRLGCLNIHASLLPRWRGAAPIHRAILAGDDQTGITIMQMNQGLDTGDMLYMTACGIDDTDTTQSLHDKLAKLGGVAISCVFKDLTNFQKNAVKQDDIQANYADKISTEEGQINWQNTASQINRQIRALNAHTFIHDERVKILSAKPIKSDQTTQKPAGTIVSVGKNAVLVACGADEHGVQHLINITAMQWAGGKPLDALQIANSNKIADGDIFGA, from the coding sequence ATAAAAATGACGACAAAAGACAAATTAAGGGTGGTTTTTGCGGGCACTCCCATCTTCGCCAAAGTCGCCTTGCAACAACTCATTGACGAACAAGACGCTCTTAATATTGACATCGTGGCGGTCTATACTCAGCCTGACAGAAAGGCAGGACGTGGACAAAAACTCACCGCTTCGCCTGTCAAGGAGCTTGCGACTGCCCACAATATCCCTGTGGAACAACCGATAAGTTTTAGCCTAAAACACGAGGACGGACAAGTTTCACGTGAAACGCTCGCCAGTTATTGTCCTGATGTGATGGTGGTGTGTGCTTATGGCTTGATATTACCGCTTGGCGTGCTAAATACGCCACGCTTGGGCTGTCTTAATATCCATGCGTCCTTGCTCCCAAGATGGCGTGGAGCTGCCCCCATTCATCGGGCGATTTTGGCAGGTGATGATCAGACGGGTATTACCATCATGCAGATGAACCAAGGCTTGGATACAGGCGATATGCTCTACATGACGGCGTGTGGGATTGACGACACCGACACCACCCAAAGCCTACATGATAAACTTGCCAAGCTTGGCGGTGTGGCGATATCTTGTGTGTTCAAGGATTTGACAAATTTTCAAAAAAACGCCGTCAAACAAGATGACATTCAAGCTAATTATGCCGATAAAATCAGCACCGAAGAAGGGCAGATCAACTGGCAAAATACAGCCAGTCAAATCAACCGACAAATCCGTGCCTTGAACGCCCATACCTTTATCCATGATGAGCGTGTCAAAATCTTATCTGCCAAACCCATCAAATCCGACCAAACCACACAAAAACCTGCTGGCACGATCGTCAGTGTGGGCAAAAATGCGGTACTGGTGGCGTGTGGGGCAGATGAACATGGCGTGCAACACCTGATTAACATCACCGCCATGCAATGGGCAGGTGGCAAACCTTTGGACGCACTGCAAATCGCTAATTCCAACAAAATCGCTGATGGGGATATATTTGGTGCTTGA
- the dprA gene encoding DNA-processing protein DprA: MNTAYQHLDDHQSMLALWYVVNTSLVSYYKLVNAFGSAKTALSGSQSAWRQLSIHASHIKRLGDASDVLAFIDQVHDDVARKAYSLLFFGENNYPSQLTELYDPPPVLFYRGNVTRLSDRQIAIVGSRKPSEYAQKVTFDLAQYLVQSGFSITSGLAQGVDRAAHLGALTQAQGLLGRTVGVTGTGVDVCYPKNHHALFAQIIQDGGCLVSELLPHTPASKHTFPRRNRLVAGLSIATVVTEAAIQSGSLITARLAAEQGKQVFALPNNIYHANTEGCHHLIREGATLIYHPNHILEDINNHTQVPFNNLPKTFSKGDTTNATAKTNTQPNEQWTNDLPLPPEHLLDVLSYILADGVDLDRLVVMTKLDAGTLLAKLMELEVLGFITQKGGLYVKL, translated from the coding sequence ATGAACACTGCTTATCAACATCTTGACGATCACCAAAGTATGCTTGCCTTATGGTATGTGGTGAATACTTCTTTAGTATCCTATTATAAGCTTGTGAATGCCTTTGGTAGTGCTAAAACTGCCTTGTCTGGGTCACAATCAGCGTGGCGGCAATTGTCTATTCATGCGTCACACATTAAGCGACTGGGTGATGCGTCTGACGTCTTGGCATTTATCGATCAAGTGCATGATGATGTGGCACGCAAAGCTTATTCGCTGCTGTTTTTTGGGGAGAATAACTATCCATCACAGCTAACTGAGCTGTATGACCCGCCACCTGTGCTGTTTTATCGTGGCAATGTCACACGACTAAGTGATCGCCAAATCGCTATTGTTGGTAGTAGAAAGCCGAGTGAGTATGCCCAAAAGGTCACTTTTGATTTAGCTCAGTACTTGGTGCAGTCAGGCTTTAGCATAACCAGCGGTCTGGCTCAGGGTGTGGATAGGGCGGCACATTTGGGGGCATTAACTCAAGCACAAGGACTTCTTGGTAGGACAGTTGGTGTGACTGGCACAGGGGTTGATGTATGCTATCCGAAAAATCACCATGCGTTATTTGCTCAAATTATCCAAGATGGCGGCTGCTTGGTTAGCGAGCTGTTACCACATACCCCTGCTAGTAAGCATACGTTTCCACGCAGAAATAGGCTTGTAGCAGGATTATCCATAGCGACAGTGGTTACCGAGGCAGCCATCCAAAGTGGGTCGTTAATCACAGCAAGGCTTGCTGCAGAGCAGGGCAAGCAAGTGTTTGCACTACCAAACAATATTTATCATGCCAATACTGAAGGCTGCCATCATTTGATTCGTGAGGGGGCAACCCTTATTTATCACCCCAACCACATATTAGAAGATATTAATAATCACACACAAGTGCCTTTTAATAACTTACCAAAAACTTTCTCTAAAGGCGACACCACTAATGCAACAGCAAAGACAAACACTCAGCCAAATGAGCAATGGACTAACGATTTGCCGCTACCGCCAGAACACTTGCTTGATGTATTGTCTTATATTTTGGCAGATGGTGTGGATTTAGATCGTTTGGTGGTGATGACTAAGCTAGATGCAGGCACGCTGCTAGCAAAGCTGATGGAGCTTGAAGTGCTTGGTTTTATCACTCAAAAAGGCGGTCTGTATGTCAAACTGTAA
- the ribD gene encoding bifunctional diaminohydroxyphosphoribosylaminopyrimidine deaminase/5-amino-6-(5-phosphoribosylamino)uracil reductase RibD codes for MTDSSDYTFMQAALGLAKKGLYTTRPNPCVGCVIVKDNLIIGQGFHPKAGLPHAEIYALNDAKAHGYDIKGATAYVTLEPCSHYGQTPPCSKALIESGINKVIIATFDPNPQVAGRGISMLQNAGIDTQIGVCEREARKLNAGFLKAMATGLPYVRVKIATSLDGRTAMASGESKWITGEMARIDVQKLRARSGAIITGSRTVLADNPALTVRLDTLDLVNISPPKIVVMDRTGKLKNTDNYQVFNNKNTLLWQDDIKSLLQTLVSEYQCYDVLVEAGSTLATSFLIAGFVDELIVYQAPCLLGKTARAMFDGKFDQLADRLSFNLESCERLGDDLKMTFGQKPQCRK; via the coding sequence ATGACTGATAGTAGTGATTATACATTTATGCAAGCTGCCTTAGGTCTTGCCAAAAAAGGACTGTATACCACTCGCCCTAACCCTTGTGTTGGTTGTGTTATTGTTAAGGATAACTTAATAATCGGACAAGGTTTTCACCCTAAAGCAGGACTGCCACATGCCGAAATTTACGCCTTAAATGACGCTAAAGCACATGGGTATGATATAAAAGGAGCGACTGCGTATGTAACGCTTGAGCCGTGTAGTCATTATGGGCAAACCCCACCTTGTAGTAAAGCACTGATAGAAAGTGGTATCAATAAGGTGATTATCGCTACTTTTGATCCTAATCCGCAAGTGGCAGGTCGTGGCATATCTATGCTACAAAATGCAGGTATTGACACGCAAATAGGCGTGTGTGAGCGTGAAGCACGCAAGCTTAATGCAGGGTTTTTAAAGGCGATGGCAACAGGTTTGCCATATGTACGCGTCAAAATTGCCACAAGCCTAGATGGCCGCACAGCGATGGCAAGCGGTGAGTCAAAATGGATTACAGGTGAGATGGCACGAATAGATGTGCAAAAGCTTCGTGCTAGAAGTGGGGCTATTATTACAGGTTCAAGGACGGTTTTGGCGGACAATCCTGCATTAACGGTTCGTCTTGACACGCTTGATTTGGTAAATATTTCGCCACCTAAAATTGTGGTGATGGACAGAACGGGTAAATTAAAAAATACCGATAATTATCAGGTATTTAACAATAAAAACACCCTACTTTGGCAAGATGATATTAAGAGTTTGCTGCAAACATTAGTAAGTGAGTATCAATGCTATGACGTGCTTGTAGAGGCAGGCAGTACACTTGCCACGAGTTTTTTGATAGCAGGATTTGTTGATGAGCTGATTGTGTATCAAGCCCCTTGTTTGCTTGGTAAAACAGCAAGGGCGATGTTTGATGGTAAATTTGATCAGTTAGCCGACAGATTAAGCTTTAATTTAGAGAGCTGTGAGCGATTAGGTGATGATTTAAAAATGACATTTGGGCAAAAACCACAGTGTCGTAAATGA
- the rsmB gene encoding 16S rRNA (cytosine(967)-C(5))-methyltransferase RsmB encodes MANLWTHCKSLIPTKSLMGIYLVLDILHTQKSARAKVIHVIERILAGQSLSVLLDELLAVVGDDDRGFAHELTVGTLRQWWALSRIGESLIERQPTDRGVSVALNVGLYQLLYMSTPDYAAINATLDALKELNKGYGVGLVNAILRKVANNPAKFAKKVQKNHSLPNHLAKILKSDWQTHYEILSQNLRQPAPIFLRVNTKFGTPDDYATRLNHANIACDVVPVGVRDERCIVLKDNIKIKDLPDFCEGYVSVQDRHAQIAGHLLASLRLPKHPNILDACTAPGGKLAQILELSHSGAFDIKHMTALDSDDRRLDRVHKNLARLHLGDKADVICADATTYQADIPFDVIVLDAPCTATGVIRRHPDIALLRTENDIIETVKLQAQILANLWQSLAVGGYLLYITCSLIKAENTAQISNFLTNTPNARAVDIELTLPNHIKQSVGYQCLPLDKYDGDGFYYALLQKI; translated from the coding sequence GTGGCAAACCTTTGGACGCACTGCAAATCGCTAATTCCAACAAAATCGCTGATGGGGATATATTTGGTGCTTGATATTTTACACACACAAAAATCTGCCCGTGCTAAGGTCATTCACGTCATTGAGCGGATTTTGGCAGGGCAGTCGTTATCTGTTTTGCTTGATGAGTTGCTTGCAGTCGTGGGCGATGATGATAGGGGCTTTGCCCATGAGCTGACGGTTGGCACGCTCCGCCAATGGTGGGCGTTGTCTCGTATTGGTGAGAGTCTGATTGAAAGACAGCCTACCGATCGGGGCGTGAGTGTGGCGTTAAATGTTGGCTTGTATCAGCTACTGTACATGAGTACGCCTGATTATGCCGCCATCAATGCCACACTAGATGCCCTAAAAGAGCTGAATAAAGGCTATGGCGTGGGTTTGGTTAATGCGATATTGCGAAAAGTTGCCAACAATCCTGCCAAATTTGCCAAAAAAGTACAAAAAAACCACAGTCTACCCAACCATCTTGCCAAAATCCTAAAAAGCGACTGGCAAACCCATTATGAGATATTAAGCCAAAATTTACGTCAGCCTGCACCGATATTTTTGCGTGTTAATACCAAGTTTGGTACGCCAGATGATTATGCCACAAGACTCAATCACGCCAATATCGCCTGTGATGTGGTGCCTGTGGGCGTGCGTGATGAGCGGTGTATTGTATTAAAAGATAATATAAAAATCAAAGACTTGCCTGATTTTTGTGAAGGTTATGTGAGTGTACAAGACCGCCACGCTCAAATTGCAGGGCATTTGTTGGCATCTTTGAGATTGCCTAAGCACCCAAACATTCTGGACGCTTGTACCGCCCCCGGTGGGAAATTGGCTCAGATTTTGGAGCTGTCCCACAGCGGTGCATTTGATATCAAACACATGACCGCCCTTGATAGTGATGACAGACGACTTGACCGTGTGCATAAGAATTTGGCAAGACTGCATTTGGGTGATAAGGCGGACGTGATTTGTGCGGATGCGACAACTTATCAGGCGGACATACCCTTTGATGTGATTGTACTTGACGCACCTTGCACCGCCACAGGGGTGATACGAAGACACCCTGACATCGCCCTTTTGCGGACAGAAAATGACATCATTGAGACGGTCAAATTGCAAGCACAGATTTTGGCGAATTTGTGGCAAAGTTTGGCGGTGGGGGGCTATTTGCTTTATATCACTTGTTCACTCATCAAGGCAGAAAATACTGCACAAATAAGCAATTTTTTGACAAACACACCGAACGCTCGTGCGGTGGATATTGAACTGACCCTACCTAATCACATCAAGCAGTCTGTGGGTTATCAATGCTTGCCATTGGATAAATATGATGGCGATGGCTTTTATTATGCCTTATTGCAAAAAATATAA
- the thrC gene encoding threonine synthase — MYYISTRGNTPKMQFSDVLLMGLAPDGGLMLPETYPHIDRVTLDKWRALSYTDLAFEIMSLFATDIDKADLKALIDKTYTKIAFGTDEITPVRTLKDGIKILELSNGPTLAFKDIAMQFLGNAFEYVLKQKGERLTIIGATSGDTGSAAEYALRGKDNIEVFMMSPHGKMSEFQRAQMYSLTDKNIHNIAIDGMFDDCQDIVKALQNDKDFKAKYRLGTVNSINWGRILAQIVYYFKGYFASTTDNDQKVSFCVPSGNFGNICAGHIAREMGLPIHRLIVATNENDVLNDFFNQGRYTPRTPSETFITSSPSMDISKASNFERFIYLLSDKNGETISQLWMDSKKGFDLSDKLTDINGKYGFVSGKSTHADRIATIKAVYESDKDLIDPHTADGVKVARSVREDNEIIVCAETALPAKFSETMAEALGEIDIPRPTHTKDIETLPQFVTVLDNKAELVRAEIEKVVKI, encoded by the coding sequence ATGTACTATATCAGTACTCGTGGCAATACCCCAAAAATGCAATTTAGTGATGTTCTACTGATGGGGCTTGCCCCAGATGGTGGGCTTATGTTGCCAGAAACCTATCCACATATTGACCGCGTAACCCTTGATAAGTGGCGAGCGTTGAGCTATACCGATTTGGCATTTGAAATCATGAGTTTATTTGCCACCGATATTGACAAGGCAGATTTAAAGGCGTTGATTGATAAAACTTACACCAAAATCGCCTTTGGCACAGATGAGATTACCCCTGTTCGTACACTTAAAGACGGCATTAAAATCCTAGAGTTGTCAAATGGGCCGACGCTTGCCTTTAAAGATATTGCCATGCAGTTTTTGGGTAACGCCTTTGAATATGTACTCAAACAAAAGGGCGAGCGTCTTACCATTATCGGTGCAACCAGTGGTGATACAGGCTCTGCTGCCGAATACGCCCTGCGTGGCAAGGATAATATTGAAGTATTTATGATGTCGCCCCATGGCAAAATGAGTGAATTTCAACGGGCTCAAATGTACAGCTTGACCGATAAAAATATCCATAATATCGCCATTGATGGTATGTTTGACGATTGCCAAGATATTGTTAAAGCTTTACAAAACGACAAAGATTTTAAGGCTAAATATAGACTTGGCACGGTAAACTCCATCAACTGGGGGCGGATTTTGGCTCAAATCGTCTATTATTTTAAAGGTTATTTTGCCAGCACTACAGATAACGACCAAAAGGTTAGTTTTTGTGTGCCGTCTGGCAATTTTGGTAATATTTGTGCAGGACATATCGCTCGTGAAATGGGTTTACCAATCCATCGTTTGATTGTCGCCACCAACGAAAATGATGTGCTAAATGACTTTTTTAACCAAGGTAGATATACGCCACGCACGCCAAGCGAAACGTTTATCACGTCAAGCCCATCTATGGATATCTCAAAAGCGTCTAACTTTGAGCGATTTATTTACTTACTAAGTGATAAGAATGGCGAAACCATCAGCCAGCTTTGGATGGATAGTAAAAAAGGGTTTGATTTATCAGACAAACTAACTGACATCAACGGCAAATACGGCTTTGTTTCAGGTAAATCTACCCACGCTGACCGCATCGCCACCATCAAAGCGGTGTATGAAAGCGATAAAGATTTGATAGACCCACACACCGCAGATGGTGTAAAAGTGGCACGTTCTGTGCGTGAAGATAATGAAATCATCGTCTGTGCTGAAACTGCCTTACCTGCCAAATTTAGCGAAACGATGGCAGAAGCCTTAGGTGAGATTGACATACCACGCCCTACTCACACAAAAGATATTGAAACTTTGCCACAGTTCGTTACTGTGCTGGATAATAAAGCAGAATTGGTTAGAGCAGAGATTGAGAAGGTTGTGAAAATTTAA
- the mnmE gene encoding tRNA uridine-5-carboxymethylaminomethyl(34) synthesis GTPase MnmE: MTQLPTISAIATPTGQGGVGIIRLSGGKAYDIGLAITGKNSLKPRHAHFVKFYGEGSTVIDEGVVIYFNAPHSFTGEDVVELQGHGGMVLQNLLLARTFELGARQAAAGEFSMRAFDNDKLDLVQAEAISDAISATTAAEAMSAIRSLSGEFSALINDLQDDIINLRLYVEASIDFSDEEDVDFLSDGVILKRLNDILQVMDAILATAKQGQILKDGVHVVLAGKPNAGKSSLLNRLAKTDRAIVTDIAGTTRDTLEETLVLNGLKIHLTDTAGLRDTKDKVEKIGIDRAKAAINQADILILVYDVCTDEDPIRLAVELFANHDVLYFQENIAHRLMLVANKCDLLDVSRETKQKDLTGLLNANLEWSNELNIVDLTDDIVYVSCETGEGIDGLSQSLCQKVGFYPSENSLIARTRHLDAISRAKFYADEAKTQLTVFHAGELVAESLRLSAQSLGEITGQVSSDELLGKIFSSFCIGK; encoded by the coding sequence ATGACTCAGCTTCCTACTATCTCAGCCATTGCCACGCCCACAGGTCAAGGGGGTGTTGGTATTATTCGATTATCTGGCGGTAAGGCGTATGATATTGGGCTTGCTATAACAGGCAAGAATTCATTAAAGCCACGTCATGCTCACTTTGTGAAGTTTTATGGCGAAGGTAGTACTGTCATTGATGAGGGTGTGGTGATTTATTTTAATGCACCGCATTCATTTACAGGCGAAGATGTCGTAGAGCTACAAGGCCATGGCGGTATGGTACTACAAAACCTACTGCTTGCTAGAACCTTTGAGCTTGGTGCAAGACAGGCTGCAGCTGGCGAATTTTCAATGCGTGCCTTTGATAATGACAAGCTTGATTTGGTGCAGGCTGAGGCAATTAGTGATGCAATCAGTGCCACTACTGCAGCTGAAGCGATGAGTGCCATACGCTCATTGTCGGGCGAGTTTTCAGCATTAATTAATGATTTGCAAGATGATATTATTAATTTACGACTGTATGTGGAGGCAAGCATTGATTTTAGTGATGAAGAAGATGTGGATTTTTTGTCAGATGGGGTAATTTTAAAGCGGCTAAACGACATTTTACAGGTGATGGATGCTATTTTGGCAACTGCCAAACAAGGTCAGATTTTAAAAGATGGTGTTCATGTGGTGTTGGCAGGCAAGCCAAACGCAGGCAAGTCAAGTCTGTTAAATCGATTAGCAAAAACAGATCGTGCCATCGTCACTGATATTGCAGGGACAACTCGAGATACACTAGAAGAAACATTGGTGCTAAATGGATTGAAAATTCATCTAACTGATACAGCAGGCTTAAGAGATACGAAAGATAAGGTAGAAAAAATCGGCATTGATAGGGCAAAGGCTGCTATTAATCAAGCTGATATTTTAATCTTGGTTTATGATGTTTGTACAGATGAAGATCCTATTAGGCTTGCCGTTGAGTTATTTGCCAATCATGATGTGCTGTATTTTCAAGAAAATATCGCTCATAGACTTATGTTGGTGGCAAATAAGTGCGATTTATTAGATGTTTCACGTGAAACAAAACAAAAAGACTTAACGGGGTTATTAAATGCCAACCTAGAATGGTCTAATGAGTTAAATATTGTGGATTTGACTGATGATATTGTCTATGTTTCATGTGAAACAGGTGAGGGGATAGATGGGCTAAGTCAGTCTTTATGCCAGAAAGTGGGCTTTTACCCATCTGAGAATAGTTTGATTGCACGCACACGTCATTTAGATGCCATTAGTCGTGCCAAGTTTTATGCTGATGAAGCTAAAACGCAGCTGACCGTTTTTCATGCAGGCGAGTTGGTTGCAGAAAGTCTAAGACTGTCTGCTCAATCACTTGGTGAGATTACAGGTCAGGTAAGTAGTGATGAGCTTTTAGGTAAGATTTTTTCAAGCTTTTGTATAGGAAAATAG
- a CDS encoding riboflavin synthase: MFTGIIETTGTLTAIIPTGGDVRLVISAPKLDFTDVKLGDSIASNGICLTVVAIDGTSYAVDVSCETLSTTALGVWRVGDTLNLEKAMLPTTRFGGHIVAGHVDGVGKIAKIAKDARSVYIEVVLPPEIMKYTADKGSITVDGISLTTNRIKHNQNIVCLNIIPHTADMTNIAKHWAVGRAVNIEVDLVARYLERLVFGRKECEAKTSNITEELLIKSGFF, from the coding sequence ATGTTTACAGGCATCATAGAAACCACAGGCACGCTCACCGCCATCATCCCCACAGGTGGAGATGTGCGATTGGTCATATCTGCCCCCAAGCTTGATTTTACTGATGTGAAATTGGGTGATTCTATTGCGTCCAACGGCATCTGCTTGACGGTGGTTGCCATAGATGGGACAAGTTATGCAGTAGATGTTTCATGTGAAACTTTATCTACCACCGCTTTGGGGGTGTGGCGAGTGGGCGATACGCTCAATCTAGAAAAGGCAATGCTTCCTACCACTCGTTTTGGCGGTCATATTGTCGCAGGTCATGTGGACGGCGTGGGTAAAATCGCCAAAATCGCCAAGGACGCACGTTCGGTATATATAGAAGTGGTGTTGCCGCCAGAGATTATGAAATACACCGCTGACAAAGGCTCTATCACTGTGGACGGCATTTCTCTTACGACCAACCGCATTAAGCACAACCAAAACATCGTCTGCCTAAATATCATACCGCATACCGCCGATATGACCAACATCGCCAAGCATTGGGCGGTGGGTCGTGCGGTCAATATAGAGGTGGATTTGGTGGCACGCTATTTGGAGCGACTTGTTTTTGGGAGAAAAGAGTGTGAAGCAAAGACAAGTAACATCACCGAAGAGTTGTTGATAAAAAGCGGTTTTTTTTAA
- a CDS encoding mechanosensitive ion channel family protein produces MTYKNLSKLIKDRQKPIFVTLFTTYVSFCVGAFAQDANTNHLNHTQPSVQISAQTLQQTSKDNFANQELPSDYELAKRQAKDNPNKPDNFGEYVTKQAQKITRSNASHLNGSDNIQDNPPTYQTQIPFNQAAYTEYNEYYTPLKTFNAGLPQLDTPPNLSTPLAWLEFFSTAIATDNPFLASYALNLNAYSAQEQSLIAPNLAVKLDYLLTQHGLYIFDDLPDRPDGLIEPTVGSQNPLKGVPRRSIKIGTIAYKDRHIPLYIERVKVGDDAPIWVLSGASSENINLLYDQHKPAEFERFFADWLKGKLFGIKVWELIALLLFFALSLGVSWFISRVITTVLTTIKNKSKNTHGSVHTFAKSNFLTDLANKITVPFILTMSFLAVYLQVSGRLPIDPIASSTRPVIWVALVLFTLWLGIRTINFIANRYRDFGIDNLDDEETDKTRRRLTYLSLFRRLFIFVMIIVGFIAGLSMFTDLKGLGTTLLTSAGIAGAIIGIAAQPILGNIMAGVQVAITQPVRIGDTVTLKDEWCTVEDLRYTYAVLMTWDERRLIVPMRHFVTDIICNWSHTDPAQLYPVWLYVDYGADVKAIGEQFIKITKAHKLSDTDNEPTFVVSGVSEHFITLRGVVASSTPNNAWQLSCEVRESMLEYLAQEHAKFLPADKVLLKDNNPFTDPYAPSNHPK; encoded by the coding sequence ATGACTTACAAAAATCTGTCCAAACTCATTAAAGACCGTCAAAAGCCCATATTTGTGACGCTATTTACTACTTATGTTAGCTTTTGCGTTGGTGCATTTGCCCAAGATGCCAACACAAACCACCTAAATCACACACAACCATCTGTTCAAATATCCGCCCAAACCCTGCAGCAGACAAGTAAAGATAATTTTGCCAATCAAGAATTACCAAGCGATTACGAGCTTGCCAAGCGTCAGGCAAAAGACAATCCTAATAAACCTGATAACTTTGGTGAATATGTCACCAAACAAGCCCAAAAGATAACCCGTAGTAACGCCAGCCATCTAAATGGCTCTGATAATATTCAAGACAACCCGCCCACCTACCAAACTCAAATCCCCTTTAACCAAGCTGCTTATACCGAATATAACGAATATTACACACCCTTAAAGACTTTTAATGCAGGACTGCCCCAGCTTGACACACCGCCCAATCTATCGACACCACTTGCATGGCTTGAGTTTTTTAGCACCGCCATCGCAACCGATAACCCTTTTTTGGCAAGCTACGCCCTAAATCTTAATGCTTATTCAGCCCAAGAGCAATCCTTAATCGCCCCTAATCTTGCGGTAAAACTAGACTATCTACTCACCCAGCACGGACTTTATATTTTTGATGATTTACCTGATCGACCCGATGGACTGATTGAACCAACTGTCGGCAGTCAAAACCCATTAAAAGGCGTGCCAAGACGCAGTATCAAAATCGGCACTATTGCTTACAAAGACCGTCATATACCGCTTTATATTGAGCGTGTTAAAGTAGGCGATGACGCACCGATTTGGGTGTTATCTGGGGCGAGTAGTGAAAATATTAACCTGCTTTATGACCAGCACAAACCTGCCGAATTTGAGCGATTTTTTGCCGACTGGCTAAAGGGTAAGCTTTTTGGGATTAAGGTGTGGGAGCTGATTGCTCTGTTGCTGTTTTTTGCCTTATCGCTTGGGGTGTCATGGTTCATCAGCCGTGTCATTACGACAGTTTTAACCACAATTAAAAACAAAAGCAAAAACACACACGGCTCAGTACATACTTTTGCTAAGTCTAATTTTTTGACCGATTTGGCAAATAAAATCACCGTACCATTTATCTTAACCATGAGTTTTTTGGCGGTGTACTTACAAGTATCAGGCAGACTTCCCATTGACCCAATTGCTTCATCTACTCGTCCGGTTATTTGGGTAGCGTTGGTGCTGTTTACTTTATGGCTTGGCATTCGTACCATCAATTTTATCGCCAATCGCTATCGGGATTTTGGCATTGACAATTTAGATGACGAAGAGACTGATAAAACACGTAGACGACTTACTTATTTATCCTTGTTTCGCCGATTATTTATTTTTGTGATGATTATTGTAGGCTTCATCGCAGGTTTAAGTATGTTTACCGACTTAAAAGGACTTGGCACAACCCTTTTAACGTCAGCAGGGATTGCAGGGGCGATTATTGGTATTGCTGCACAGCCGATTTTAGGTAATATCATGGCAGGCGTGCAGGTAGCGATCACTCAGCCTGTGCGGATTGGCGATACGGTAACCCTTAAAGATGAGTGGTGTACGGTGGAAGATTTGCGTTACACCTATGCAGTGCTGATGACGTGGGATGAGCGTCGTTTGATTGTACCTATGCGGCATTTTGTTACCGATATTATCTGCAACTGGTCACACACCGACCCTGCCCAGCTTTATCCTGTATGGCTATATGTGGATTATGGGGCAGATGTAAAAGCCATCGGCGAGCAATTTATCAAAATCACCAAGGCTCATAAATTAAGCGACACTGACAATGAACCCACCTTTGTGGTCTCAGGCGTGTCCGAGCATTTTATTACTTTACGAGGGGTTGTAGCATCTAGCACACCAAACAATGCATGGCAGTTATCTTGTGAAGTGCGTGAAAGCATGCTTGAGTATCTTGCTCAAGAGCACGCCAAATTTTTACCCGCTGATAAAGTATTACTCAAAGATAACAATCCTTTTACAGACCCTTATGCACCATCTAACCACCCTAAATAA
- the nrdR gene encoding transcriptional regulator NrdR codes for MHCPFCSACETKVIDSRLCADGFQVRRRRHCLECCERFTTFEVMEVVMPRIVKASTKIEPYDAAKLRRSISLPLQKRPISIDEIEAMISRIEKTLRQTGEREISSKQLGEIVMNELKAIDDVAYVRFASVYRDFQDLEAFKAELANIKPKGDSHD; via the coding sequence GTGCATTGTCCTTTTTGTAGTGCTTGTGAGACCAAAGTAATTGATTCTAGACTGTGTGCAGATGGATTTCAAGTCCGCCGACGCCGACATTGTTTAGAGTGCTGCGAAAGATTTACCACCTTTGAGGTGATGGAGGTGGTTATGCCTAGAATTGTCAAGGCTAGTACTAAGATTGAGCCTTATGATGCCGCCAAATTACGACGATCCATCTCTTTACCTCTGCAAAAACGCCCTATAAGCATTGATGAGATTGAGGCGATGATTAGCCGTATTGAAAAAACGCTGCGACAGACAGGCGAGCGTGAGATTAGCTCAAAACAGCTTGGCGAGATTGTGATGAATGAGTTAAAAGCCATCGATGACGTGGCGTATGTGCGATTTGCCAGTGTGTATCGGGATTTTCAAGATTTAGAAGCTTTTAAAGCTGAGCTTGCTAATATCAAACCTAAAGGCGATAGCCATGACTGA